A single window of Chloracidobacterium sp. DNA harbors:
- the ispH gene encoding 4-hydroxy-3-methylbut-2-enyl diphosphate reductase, with protein MEVLLANEYGFCFGVERAVEMVEEAIHDGETVRALGPLIHNEQEMQRLAHEGVLTISEPIQIQRNETAVIRAHGVTPEVQRALEEKAAKVVDATCPFVTRVQKLAARAAAEDRHVVIIGSPDHPEMIGVRGYAPDHAFIIRDETEIDQLPQLRRPLVVSQTTIKSKTFFEAAEAIRTKTVDEVQIINTICSATRDRQDAARALAGMVDAFYIIGGRHSSNSVKLLAVCKEQCDRSFLIETEAEIDPDDLLGVERVGVTAGASTPKWLIDKIVEHLKSIGKNLDATLAP; from the coding sequence ATGGAAGTTTTATTGGCAAATGAATACGGATTCTGTTTCGGTGTCGAACGTGCTGTCGAGATGGTCGAGGAGGCTATACACGACGGAGAGACCGTGCGTGCACTCGGCCCGCTGATCCACAATGAACAGGAGATGCAGCGACTCGCTCACGAGGGCGTGCTCACCATCAGTGAACCGATCCAGATCCAGAGAAATGAGACCGCAGTCATACGAGCTCACGGCGTAACCCCCGAGGTGCAGCGGGCTCTTGAGGAAAAAGCGGCTAAGGTCGTGGACGCGACCTGCCCCTTTGTAACCCGTGTCCAGAAACTCGCAGCACGCGCCGCCGCCGAAGATCGCCACGTTGTCATCATCGGCAGTCCCGACCATCCCGAGATGATCGGCGTTAGGGGTTATGCACCCGATCACGCATTTATTATTCGTGATGAGACCGAGATCGACCAACTGCCCCAATTACGGCGTCCGTTGGTAGTTTCGCAAACAACTATTAAGTCCAAAACGTTTTTTGAGGCCGCCGAAGCCATAAGGACTAAGACGGTCGATGAAGTTCAGATCATTAACACCATCTGTTCGGCGACGCGTGATCGCCAGGATGCGGCCCGTGCTCTCGCCGGTATGGTCGATGCCTTTTACATTATCGGCGGACGCCACTCTTCGAATAGCGTAAAGCTGCTCGCGGTTTGCAAAGAGCAGTGTGACCGGAGCTTTCTAATTGAAACCGAGGCCGAGATCGATCCGGATGACCTGCTTGGCGTCGAGCGCGTCGGCGTTACGGCCGGAGCGTCAACCCCAAAATGGCTGATCGACAAGATCGTAGAGCACCTCAAAAGCATTGGGAAGAATCTTGATGCGACTCTCGCCCCATAG
- a CDS encoding CHAT domain-containing protein has translation MAIDLEIRDYLLGDVSDPEQLGTIEERYLTDDDFAESVSLAEDQIIEQYLDDELTDQQRHSFETHFLTTDHRRHQLRTITGLLSAARARATPDAVSENQVTKARFPFQTLFSNPLIGYGFAIILIASSVYGFWRLVIYRSNVDVGLAQLREAYAGERPIEARISGFQYSPWRTTRGNGGDVDPAARDRAEKLLTLAAGETDDTASQAALGKFLLTQRKFEQANELFARAAKSAPKDARIHSDWGASLLELARIDRSSGDRSKSAENFDAALSHLETAIAIMPSMLEARFNRALCLQEMLLNEQAKAAWLEYLSFDDSSRWAEEARQHLEKLNTLSATETPADDILAGFLRSAADGDDEKAFTILAGNRELISRKYIPQLLAMTFITSPEDKRPAILNALDLAGRLESERIGDKFAAEIAAFYRKLDPRSFNDLRDAQASVLKGYALCIAGDYKLALAEFANARRIFEKNGDIWEGNLSKYFEGYCQINLGEVQTGLDTVDKVVEFARTANYRWLEMTALYWLAGAQRNLRQHSISKLIYRRAFSLAEQIGDRYGMQRNLLESAGDSSFLGQHNLAIDGLVRAFEISNSGYSSSRQRCRLSLGGSDVYLAAGLTTSARNAAEDALILAKSVNDPMLTVISRNKAGTAYLNGGDPATAKQYFDTALSESRAFADEVSRNKMTALSYLQMARLERSGGDLQGSTDLYRQADTLYDDLAMPYYQYVAEKGVLSGLKELGDNAELDRLLPLTIKLTEDYQDKISEESERASFLDDGITIYDLALEREFEKGELGKAFTFSESSASRTLYRRLAAKNDVAPRPLTIDEIRDKMPADTQILKFSVLMDRTLVWLISKRDVSVTPINIASSSLRDKVGRYYAALKSPDADLTLVNSLSRELFDLLIRPVSDKLDRALDIAVVPNKFLFYLPFASLLNERNEPLIASHTLVYSPSASVFILCSLSATGSPKTSETILAIGDPAFDRSTFPELTVLPAAADEALNIRGQYGSGDVLTGSSAVKPDVLKLIGQADVLHFAGHYVVVDREPESSFLLLAKQDNSSAANILTNAELAGQDLGGLRLVVLSACRTGLDKYFDGEGMVGISRTFLAAGVPVVIASQWTVDSDATSILMKSFHKDRRSGGMKSADALRQAQLSLAASNGGKYSSPYYWAAFSVIGGDSKY, from the coding sequence ATGGCCATTGACCTCGAAATTAGAGACTACCTGCTCGGTGACGTATCGGATCCGGAGCAGTTAGGCACGATCGAAGAACGGTATCTGACCGATGACGATTTTGCTGAGTCCGTTTCGTTGGCCGAGGATCAGATAATCGAACAATATCTCGACGACGAGTTAACTGACCAACAGCGCCATTCATTTGAGACACATTTCCTAACGACGGATCACCGCCGACATCAACTTCGTACTATCACCGGATTGCTCTCCGCAGCACGCGCCAGGGCCACGCCGGATGCGGTATCCGAGAATCAGGTCACGAAGGCTCGATTCCCATTTCAAACACTATTTTCAAATCCGTTGATCGGTTACGGTTTTGCGATCATTCTTATAGCGTCGAGTGTATACGGTTTTTGGCGGCTTGTGATCTATCGTTCAAACGTCGATGTCGGCTTAGCCCAACTCCGGGAGGCTTATGCCGGCGAGCGCCCGATCGAGGCTCGTATCAGTGGATTTCAATATTCGCCGTGGCGCACGACGCGAGGCAATGGCGGTGACGTAGATCCCGCCGCTCGTGACCGTGCCGAAAAATTATTGACGCTTGCCGCAGGCGAAACTGACGACACCGCATCACAGGCGGCACTCGGCAAATTCCTATTGACCCAACGAAAGTTTGAACAGGCTAATGAGCTATTTGCTCGGGCAGCAAAGTCCGCACCGAAAGACGCGCGGATCCACTCCGACTGGGGTGCGTCACTGCTTGAACTTGCCCGAATTGACCGCTCATCAGGCGACCGCTCAAAAAGCGCCGAAAATTTTGACGCCGCCCTATCCCACCTCGAGACCGCGATCGCAATAATGCCCTCGATGCTCGAAGCGAGATTCAACCGCGCTCTCTGCTTGCAGGAAATGTTACTCAACGAACAAGCCAAGGCCGCATGGCTTGAATACTTGTCATTCGATGATTCATCACGTTGGGCCGAAGAGGCGAGGCAACACCTTGAGAAGCTGAACACATTAAGTGCTACCGAGACACCGGCCGACGACATTCTGGCCGGTTTTCTGCGTTCGGCGGCCGACGGTGACGACGAAAAGGCATTTACAATATTGGCCGGCAATCGTGAGCTGATCTCCAGGAAATACATCCCACAGCTTTTGGCGATGACGTTTATTACGTCGCCTGAGGACAAGCGTCCGGCGATCTTAAATGCACTCGACCTTGCCGGACGCCTCGAATCAGAGCGGATCGGTGATAAGTTTGCCGCGGAGATCGCGGCCTTTTATCGCAAGCTCGACCCGCGGTCATTTAATGACCTCCGCGATGCTCAGGCCTCGGTTCTGAAAGGCTATGCCCTGTGTATCGCCGGAGACTACAAGCTCGCCCTTGCCGAATTTGCGAATGCTCGCCGGATCTTCGAAAAAAACGGCGACATCTGGGAAGGCAATCTAAGTAAGTATTTCGAAGGCTACTGTCAGATCAATTTGGGCGAAGTACAAACAGGCCTTGATACCGTGGACAAGGTCGTTGAATTTGCCCGAACGGCCAACTACCGATGGCTCGAAATGACAGCGTTGTATTGGCTGGCCGGTGCTCAACGAAATCTGCGGCAACACTCAATATCCAAACTTATCTACCGACGGGCATTTTCATTGGCCGAGCAGATCGGTGACCGATACGGAATGCAGCGTAATCTGCTGGAGTCGGCCGGCGACAGCTCATTCTTGGGACAACATAATTTAGCAATTGATGGGCTCGTCAGGGCGTTTGAGATCTCGAATTCGGGCTATTCCAGTTCCCGTCAGCGTTGCCGCCTGAGTCTGGGTGGCTCTGATGTATATCTCGCGGCCGGACTCACGACATCTGCCCGAAACGCGGCCGAAGACGCTCTAATACTCGCCAAAAGCGTCAATGATCCAATGTTGACGGTAATTTCACGAAATAAAGCTGGAACTGCGTACCTCAACGGCGGCGACCCAGCCACGGCAAAACAATATTTCGATACAGCACTTTCTGAGTCCCGAGCGTTCGCTGACGAAGTGTCGCGAAATAAAATGACGGCACTCTCATACCTCCAAATGGCCCGACTCGAGCGCTCTGGCGGCGATTTGCAAGGCTCGACCGATCTATATCGACAAGCAGATACCCTATATGACGACTTGGCGATGCCGTATTACCAATACGTGGCCGAAAAGGGTGTCCTGAGCGGCCTCAAAGAACTCGGCGACAACGCCGAACTCGACCGTTTACTGCCGCTGACGATCAAACTGACCGAGGACTACCAGGACAAGATCTCCGAAGAGTCCGAGCGAGCGTCGTTTCTCGACGACGGTATTACTATCTACGACCTCGCACTCGAGCGTGAATTTGAAAAAGGCGAACTCGGTAAGGCTTTTACCTTCAGTGAGTCATCGGCATCCCGAACCTTGTATCGACGGCTTGCTGCAAAAAACGATGTCGCCCCGCGGCCTCTTACGATCGACGAGATCCGTGACAAAATGCCCGCCGATACTCAAATTCTAAAATTTTCGGTACTGATGGATCGTACCCTTGTCTGGTTGATCTCAAAGCGTGACGTATCCGTGACGCCGATCAATATCGCGTCGTCCTCACTTCGCGACAAGGTGGGGCGATACTATGCCGCACTTAAGAGTCCTGATGCCGACCTCACGCTCGTAAATTCACTCTCGCGTGAGCTATTTGACCTTTTGATCCGGCCCGTAAGCGACAAACTGGACCGCGCACTCGACATCGCGGTCGTGCCAAACAAATTCTTGTTCTATCTGCCGTTTGCTTCCCTGTTAAACGAACGAAACGAACCTTTGATCGCATCGCATACGCTCGTGTATTCGCCGAGTGCGTCGGTATTTATCCTGTGTTCGCTCAGCGCGACTGGGTCGCCGAAGACGAGCGAGACGATCCTCGCCATCGGAGATCCGGCGTTTGATCGCTCGACGTTTCCCGAACTCACGGTGCTGCCCGCGGCGGCGGACGAAGCACTGAATATCCGCGGACAATACGGGTCCGGAGATGTTCTGACAGGTTCGAGTGCCGTCAAACCGGATGTATTAAAATTGATCGGCCAGGCAGATGTACTGCATTTTGCCGGCCATTACGTAGTCGTCGACCGCGAGCCCGAGTCATCATTCTTACTGCTTGCCAAACAAGACAACTCGTCCGCCGCTAATATTCTCACCAATGCCGAACTGGCCGGCCAGGATCTCGGCGGGCTTCGCCTCGTGGTGCTGTCGGCGTGCCGGACCGGTCTCGATAAATATTTTGACGGCGAAGGAATGGTCGGCATTTCGCGCACATTTCTCGCCGCCGGCGTTCCGGTAGTGATCGCAAGCCAGTGGACGGTCGATTCGGATGCGACGTCGATATTGATGAAGAGCTTTCATAAAGATCGGCGTTCCGGCGGGATGAAGTCCGCTGACGCACTTCGTCAAGCCCAACTTAGTCTTGCCGCGTCAAATGGCGGCAAGTATTCGTCACCTTATTATTGGGCTGCATTTTCAGTAATTGGCGGCGATTCCAAATACTAG
- a CDS encoding N-glycosylase (Responsible for removing an oxidatively damaged form of guanine (7,8-dihydro-8-oxoguanine = 7-oxoG) from DNA. Also nicks DNA at apurinic/apyrimidinic sites) encodes MTRVKIPLTFASIRTAHAERSNEITAKLAEFSAIGEFGSDEDLWAEMVFCFFTGGCSARMGIRSLAAVRHLLMTGEQPELADALVGSHRYPNARSKYIVASRSFLQEHCQMRLRSKLQSFDQPLERRDWLVREKGIKGLGYKEASHFLRNIGYRGYAILDKHVLNSLFELKIIDDPKPPNTRSKYLMVEEKLKQITLELGIDFDELDLVLWSMKTGVILK; translated from the coding sequence GTGACTCGCGTAAAGATTCCTTTAACATTCGCCTCGATCCGCACCGCTCACGCCGAGCGTAGCAATGAGATCACCGCCAAATTGGCGGAGTTTTCGGCCATTGGTGAGTTCGGCAGCGACGAAGATCTGTGGGCCGAGATGGTCTTCTGTTTTTTTACGGGAGGTTGCTCTGCTCGAATGGGAATTCGGTCGCTCGCGGCGGTCCGCCATCTGCTGATGACCGGCGAACAGCCCGAACTCGCTGACGCCCTGGTCGGATCGCACCGCTATCCGAATGCTCGCTCGAAATACATCGTCGCATCGCGATCGTTTCTGCAAGAGCATTGCCAAATGCGTCTGCGGTCTAAGCTACAGAGTTTCGACCAGCCGCTCGAAAGACGCGATTGGCTCGTTCGCGAAAAGGGCATCAAGGGCCTCGGGTACAAGGAGGCGAGCCATTTCTTACGAAATATAGGCTATCGCGGCTATGCCATTCTCGATAAGCACGTTCTCAACAGCCTTTTCGAACTGAAAATAATTGATGACCCTAAGCCACCAAATACGCGTTCGAAGTATCTAATGGTCGAAGAAAAGCTAAAACAGATCACGCTCGAACTGGGCATCGATTTTGATGAACTCGACCTTGTACTCTGGTCAATGAAAACCGGCGTCATCTTAAAATGA
- a CDS encoding aspartyl protease family protein, giving the protein MTRAFGLLMLVLTVSGISIRAAAQSTDTGPNEVRKLIRKAVKLTRGESLVAAESILRQVLVLNPANSAAKVELAFLLTKRRRLTEAYNLAFPVAEAEPANARAFAVLGNILLIGGRFREARALFFNAIRLDRRQHLAWAGYGMIDFYENRISESLANLNEATYQAPDEPDHLFALAQVSSRAERYTEAADAFRHFLNVSSINDKDRRARIVSLIEFLRFLSERSSLYRSVGSDSTDVGFELDGNRPVLEVRVNDLARPLRFVLDTGSGITVISDKTAALLKIKPITRGGHAKGIGGDGKFEVVYGFLQKLDIGDIAMRNVPVYIRPFHNANQTVDGYLGLSLVSKFLTTVDYGTKRFILSKRDDDRRDFLDGNELSLPLRLTSSGFLSGEVMVEGIESPLNFIIDTGASVSVISDQVANNQSIVPFANDEKLRVIGAAGVTEDVQSFMLPKVTFGPHSRKQIAAIALDLDIINEASGFEQAGILGGNFLKNYRMTFDFRNSKVILRSIIPDN; this is encoded by the coding sequence TTGACTCGCGCTTTCGGGCTGCTGATGCTGGTACTGACCGTTTCCGGCATTTCGATCCGTGCGGCGGCCCAATCGACCGATACCGGGCCGAATGAGGTCCGCAAGCTGATACGAAAGGCCGTAAAACTCACCCGCGGTGAGTCGCTGGTCGCCGCCGAATCCATCTTGCGGCAAGTCCTCGTCCTCAATCCTGCCAATTCAGCGGCTAAGGTCGAACTCGCGTTTCTACTCACTAAACGCAGACGCTTGACCGAGGCATATAATCTAGCGTTTCCGGTTGCCGAGGCGGAACCGGCCAATGCCAGAGCATTTGCCGTGCTCGGCAATATTTTGCTGATCGGCGGCCGATTTAGGGAAGCTCGAGCTCTCTTTTTTAACGCCATTCGTCTCGATCGGAGGCAACATTTGGCTTGGGCGGGATACGGTATGATCGACTTTTACGAAAATCGTATTAGCGAGAGTCTTGCCAACCTTAACGAGGCGACATACCAGGCACCCGACGAACCTGACCATCTGTTTGCCCTTGCTCAGGTATCGTCTCGAGCCGAACGATATACCGAGGCCGCCGATGCTTTTCGACATTTCCTAAATGTTTCGTCGATCAACGATAAGGATAGACGGGCGCGGATAGTCAGCCTGATCGAATTTCTACGTTTTCTCTCAGAGCGATCCAGTCTGTACCGCAGCGTCGGCAGCGACTCCACAGATGTCGGGTTTGAACTCGATGGCAATCGCCCGGTACTCGAGGTTCGGGTCAATGATCTGGCCCGGCCACTCAGATTCGTGCTCGACACCGGTTCGGGTATTACCGTGATCTCCGACAAAACTGCGGCTCTACTCAAGATAAAGCCCATCACCCGCGGCGGCCACGCCAAAGGCATCGGCGGCGACGGTAAGTTTGAGGTCGTCTACGGCTTTTTGCAAAAACTGGATATCGGCGACATCGCGATGCGGAACGTCCCAGTCTATATCCGGCCGTTTCATAACGCAAATCAAACCGTCGATGGCTATCTCGGCCTGTCACTGGTCTCTAAATTCCTGACGACCGTCGATTACGGCACCAAGCGATTTATCTTGTCAAAGCGGGATGACGACCGGCGTGACTTCCTCGATGGCAACGAGCTCTCGCTGCCGCTTCGTCTGACCTCAAGCGGTTTCCTTAGTGGCGAGGTTATGGTCGAGGGCATTGAATCACCGCTCAATTTTATAATCGATACGGGTGCCAGCGTATCCGTGATCTCTGACCAGGTCGCCAACAATCAAAGCATCGTTCCATTTGCTAACGACGAAAAACTTCGCGTGATCGGAGCCGCCGGTGTGACCGAAGACGTTCAAAGCTTTATGCTGCCCAAGGTCACATTCGGACCTCATTCGCGAAAACAGATTGCCGCTATCGCCCTCGACCTTGATATCATTAATGAGGCTTCGGGATTTGAACAAGCCGGCATACTTGGCGGTAATTTTCTCAAAAACTACCGTATGACCTTTGATTTTCGTAATTCAAAGGTAATCTTAAGATCGATCATCCCCGACAATTAG